A genome region from Crossiella equi includes the following:
- a CDS encoding MmcQ/YjbR family DNA-binding protein, whose product MVMDGKTLQAVASARAEELPTSVLEQPFGPDADVFKVHGKVFLLLCEVRGEPVVILKADPEDGVALRANHPEISPGWHMNKRHWLTVAAGETVDEGLLEDLVTESYCLVVDTLPKYRQPVDPRTFGAAR is encoded by the coding sequence ATGGTGATGGACGGGAAGACCCTCCAGGCGGTGGCCTCGGCACGGGCCGAGGAGCTGCCGACCTCGGTCCTGGAGCAGCCGTTCGGGCCGGACGCGGACGTGTTCAAGGTCCACGGCAAGGTGTTCCTGCTGCTGTGCGAGGTGCGCGGCGAGCCGGTGGTGATCCTCAAGGCCGATCCCGAGGACGGCGTGGCGCTGCGCGCGAACCACCCGGAGATCAGCCCTGGCTGGCACATGAACAAGCGGCACTGGCTCACCGTCGCGGCCGGGGAGACCGTCGACGAGGGGCTGCTCGAGGACCTGGTCACCGAGTCCTACTGCCTGGTCGTGGACACCCTGCCCAAGTACCGCCAGCCGGTGGACCCGCGCACGTTCGGGGCCGCCCGGTGA
- a CDS encoding TetR/AcrR family transcriptional regulator — MAATSTRMSARERLLAAADELFYNEGVRSVGIDRVIEHAGVAKASLYNTFGSKDELIHAYLKGRQDRMASRILAAVDAAGTPAEKVLAVFDAQAACYAESGYQGCAFHRASAESRPGDRVEQATREYRQWVRGLFAELAERLGAADPRLLAHQLHLVYDGTGHATRTERDSAATAVARTTASTLVAAALA, encoded by the coding sequence ATGGCGGCGACCTCAACGAGGATGTCGGCGCGGGAACGCCTGCTCGCCGCGGCTGACGAGCTGTTCTACAACGAGGGCGTGCGCTCGGTCGGCATCGACCGCGTGATCGAGCACGCCGGGGTCGCCAAGGCCTCGCTGTACAACACCTTCGGCAGCAAGGACGAGCTGATCCACGCCTACCTCAAGGGCAGGCAGGACCGCATGGCCTCGCGGATCCTGGCGGCCGTGGACGCCGCCGGGACCCCGGCCGAGAAGGTGCTCGCGGTCTTCGACGCGCAGGCCGCCTGCTACGCCGAGTCCGGTTACCAGGGCTGCGCCTTCCACCGCGCCAGCGCCGAGTCCCGGCCGGGCGACCGGGTCGAGCAGGCCACCCGCGAGTACCGGCAGTGGGTGCGCGGCCTGTTCGCCGAGCTGGCCGAGCGGCTGGGCGCGGCCGACCCCCGGCTGCTGGCCCACCAGCTGCACCTGGTCTACGACGGCACCGGGCACGCCACCCGCACCGAGCGCGACTCGGCCGCGACCGCCGTGGCCCGGACCACCGCGAGCACGCTGGTGGCCGCCGCCCTCGCCTAA
- a CDS encoding SDR family oxidoreductase, whose translation MSEKTIALVTGANKGIGYEIAAGLGALGHRVGIGARDGQRLTDAVARLRASGVDAFAVPLDVTDDASVTAAATQLADQEGGLDILVNNAGTAGAWPDAPSTVTPDDVRAVVETNVIGVIRVTNALLPLLRRSTHPRVVNQSSHVASLALQTNPDVDLGGVSGAYAPSKTFLNAVTVQYAEELRDTAVKVNGACPGYVATDLNGFQGTRTPAEGARVAIHLATLPDDGPTGGLFDDTGAVPW comes from the coding sequence ATGAGCGAGAAGACGATCGCGCTGGTCACCGGCGCGAACAAGGGCATCGGCTACGAGATCGCGGCGGGCCTGGGCGCCCTGGGCCACCGCGTGGGCATCGGGGCGCGGGACGGGCAGCGCCTGACCGACGCGGTGGCGAGGCTGCGCGCGAGCGGCGTGGACGCCTTCGCCGTCCCCCTCGACGTCACCGACGACGCGAGCGTGACGGCCGCCGCCACCCAGCTGGCCGACCAGGAGGGCGGCCTGGACATCCTGGTCAACAACGCCGGTACTGCCGGTGCCTGGCCGGACGCGCCCTCCACAGTCACCCCGGACGACGTGCGCGCGGTGGTGGAGACCAACGTGATCGGCGTCATCCGGGTCACCAACGCGCTGCTGCCGCTGCTGCGCCGCTCCACGCACCCCAGGGTCGTCAACCAGTCCAGCCACGTGGCGTCCCTGGCGCTGCAGACCAACCCGGACGTGGACCTGGGCGGCGTCAGCGGCGCGTACGCCCCGTCGAAGACCTTCCTGAACGCGGTCACGGTCCAGTACGCCGAGGAGCTGCGCGACACCGCCGTCAAGGTCAACGGCGCCTGCCCGGGCTACGTGGCCACCGACCTCAACGGCTTCCAGGGCACCCGCACCCCGGCGGAGGGCGCGCGGGTCGCCATCCACCTGGCGACCCTGCCCGACGACGGCCCGACCGGCGGCCTGTTCGACGACACCGGCGCCGTGCCCTGGTGA
- a CDS encoding dihydrofolate reductase family protein gives MRIVISEFMSLDGVVQAPGGPEEDTDGGFAHGGWTGQFFDPEVVGGAFADALGKADALLFGRRTWQNMAAAWPTRDEKDPFTHRMNTIAKYVVTDSLTEADLTWANTTRIPGAAVVGALRELLAAEGGDLLVMGSPTLARTLLAEDLVDELRLMVMPVLLGGGKSIFPATGGKRVLELASTEISPAGVHVCTYRRAR, from the coding sequence GTGCGCATCGTGATCAGCGAGTTCATGAGCCTCGACGGTGTGGTCCAGGCCCCCGGCGGTCCGGAGGAGGACACCGACGGCGGCTTCGCGCACGGCGGCTGGACCGGCCAGTTCTTCGACCCGGAGGTGGTGGGCGGCGCCTTCGCCGACGCCCTGGGTAAGGCCGACGCGCTGCTGTTCGGGCGCCGCACCTGGCAGAACATGGCCGCGGCCTGGCCCACCCGGGACGAGAAGGACCCGTTCACCCACCGCATGAACACCATCGCCAAGTACGTGGTCACCGACAGCCTCACCGAGGCCGACCTGACCTGGGCGAACACCACGCGCATCCCGGGCGCGGCCGTGGTCGGGGCGCTCCGGGAGCTCCTGGCCGCCGAGGGCGGCGACCTGCTGGTGATGGGCAGCCCGACGCTGGCGCGCACGCTGCTGGCCGAGGACCTGGTGGACGAGCTCCGTCTGATGGTCATGCCGGTGCTGCTCGGCGGCGGCAAGTCGATCTTCCCGGCGACCGGGGGCAAGCGGGTGCTGGAGCTGGCCTCGACCGAGATCAGCCCGGCCGGGGTGCACGTGTGCACCTACCGCCGCGCGCGTTAG
- a CDS encoding MBL fold metallo-hydrolase, with amino-acid sequence MGEYIEHVTGVVRAYIQEPGGWFLNNAGWVAGTERTLLVDTLATEARTQRLLAALHADAGAKPLTAAITHAHGDHANGANQVSALGGAVLATSPAAVTIAAGPHTYDMAFECSTWGDISPAEITETVTSPLRLDLGGLHADVLPVPGKAHTDGDLVVHVPGEGVLFTGDLVFAEVTPLALHGSLRGWLAALEWLAALPHEHLVPGHGPVLPAGSTHLEQLAEYLQWLLDNAERPGADRVAKQQWAHWSEGERHVANLVVAAAELRGEPVSLPAVISAMLTEVGGRIPLAI; translated from the coding sequence ATGGGCGAGTACATCGAGCACGTGACCGGTGTGGTCCGGGCCTACATCCAGGAGCCGGGCGGCTGGTTCCTCAACAACGCGGGCTGGGTGGCCGGGACCGAGCGCACCCTCCTGGTCGACACGCTCGCCACCGAGGCCCGCACCCAGCGGCTGCTGGCCGCCCTGCACGCCGACGCCGGTGCCAAGCCGCTCACCGCCGCCATCACGCACGCGCACGGCGACCACGCCAACGGCGCCAACCAGGTCAGCGCGCTCGGTGGCGCGGTGCTGGCCACGTCCCCGGCGGCGGTGACCATCGCGGCGGGCCCGCACACCTACGACATGGCCTTCGAGTGCTCCACCTGGGGCGACATCAGCCCGGCCGAGATCACCGAGACGGTCACCTCCCCGCTGCGCCTGGACCTGGGCGGCCTGCACGCCGACGTCCTGCCGGTGCCCGGCAAGGCGCACACCGACGGCGACCTGGTGGTGCACGTGCCGGGGGAGGGCGTGCTGTTCACCGGGGACCTGGTTTTCGCCGAGGTCACCCCGCTGGCGCTGCACGGCTCCCTGCGGGGCTGGCTGGCCGCCCTGGAGTGGCTGGCCGCGTTGCCGCACGAGCACCTCGTGCCCGGCCACGGGCCGGTGCTGCCCGCGGGCTCGACCCACCTCGAGCAGCTCGCCGAGTACCTCCAGTGGCTGCTGGACAACGCCGAGCGCCCCGGCGCGGACCGCGTCGCCAAACAGCAGTGGGCGCACTGGAGCGAGGGCGAGCGGCACGTGGCCAACCTGGTGGTGGCCGCCGCCGAGCTGCGCGGGGAACCGGTGTCGCTGCCCGCGGTGATCTCGGCGATGCTCACCGAGGTCGGCGGGCGGATCCCACTGGCTATCTAG
- a CDS encoding LysR family transcriptional regulator: protein METRELRYFVAVAEELHFGRAAERLGIAQPPLSRTIAQLEHRLGVELLERTSRSVALTEAGAVLLAEGRRILSSLASAERHTRLAAAGRPSLVLAAKTGASGELLAKLLDRYSAEPGAVELDLLLCESQPQRALHDGRADVALLHQPFDTTAGLDTEVLHTEGQIAVLPTSHPLARAPRLRTAEVSSLPDLPLPRWPGPDGSYPEGPGIEVHNQMQLFQMIALGRSTAVLPESCRVNLTEGLAAVPVLDAPPVTTVLAWPPHSRSRALAELVRVATSGLSVPRGESSAW, encoded by the coding sequence GTGGAGACGCGGGAGTTGCGGTACTTCGTCGCGGTCGCCGAGGAGCTGCACTTCGGCCGGGCCGCCGAGCGGCTGGGCATCGCGCAGCCACCGCTGTCCCGGACCATCGCCCAGCTCGAGCACCGGCTCGGCGTCGAGCTGCTCGAACGCACCAGCCGCAGCGTCGCGCTGACCGAGGCCGGGGCGGTGCTGCTGGCGGAGGGCCGCCGGATCCTCAGCTCGCTCGCCTCCGCCGAACGGCACACCCGGCTGGCCGCGGCCGGACGGCCCTCGCTCGTGCTGGCCGCCAAGACCGGGGCCTCCGGCGAGCTGCTGGCCAAGCTGCTCGACCGCTACTCCGCCGAGCCCGGCGCGGTCGAGCTGGACCTGCTGCTGTGCGAGTCCCAGCCGCAGCGGGCGCTGCACGACGGCCGCGCGGACGTGGCGCTGCTGCACCAGCCCTTCGACACCACCGCCGGGCTGGACACCGAGGTGCTGCACACCGAGGGCCAGATCGCCGTCCTGCCCACCTCCCACCCGCTGGCCCGCGCCCCCCGGCTGCGCACGGCGGAGGTCAGCTCGCTGCCGGACCTGCCGCTCCCCCGCTGGCCCGGTCCGGACGGCAGCTACCCCGAGGGCCCCGGGATCGAGGTGCACAACCAGATGCAGCTGTTCCAGATGATCGCGCTCGGCCGGAGCACCGCGGTCCTGCCCGAGTCCTGCCGCGTCAACCTGACCGAGGGCCTGGCCGCGGTGCCGGTGCTGGACGCGCCGCCGGTGACGACCGTGCTCGCCTGGCCGCCGCACAGCCGGTCCCGGGCGCTGGCGGAGCTGGTGCGCGTGGCCACCAGCGGACTGTCGGTGCCGCGCGGAGAATCGTCGGCATGGTGA
- a CDS encoding replication-associated recombination protein A, which translates to MSTPSLFEEQAPRPLADRLRPTALDEVVGQEHLLGPEAPIGRMVGQRRLVSTVLWGPPGCGKTTIARLLAEGTGLAFEPLSAVFSGVADLRKVFQVAHRRREAGQGTLLFVDEIHRFNRAQQDSFLPYVEDGTVVLVGATTENPSFELNGALLSRCQVFVLKRLGDAALETLLSRAEQLAGRPLPVSPDARHALIAMADGDGRYLLNLAEQLQALPGDVAPLAVAALTELVQKRAPLYDKAQEGHYNLISALHKAMRGSDPDASLYWLARMLDGGEDPLYVARRLVRFATEDIGMADPQAVRQTLAAWDVYERLGSPEGELAIAQAVVYLATAPKSVAVYRGFGEAMASARRTGSLMPPPHLLNAPTRLMKDIGYGEGYQYDPDSPEGFSGADYFPEDMPRETFYRPTRNGHEAEVGQRLARWAELREERGPR; encoded by the coding sequence GTGAGCACGCCCTCGCTGTTCGAGGAACAGGCGCCCCGCCCGCTGGCCGACCGGCTGCGGCCGACGGCCCTGGACGAGGTGGTCGGCCAAGAGCACCTGCTCGGGCCGGAGGCGCCGATCGGACGGATGGTCGGGCAGCGGCGGCTGGTGTCCACGGTCCTGTGGGGGCCGCCCGGCTGCGGCAAGACCACGATCGCCCGGCTGCTGGCCGAGGGCACCGGGCTGGCCTTCGAGCCGCTGTCCGCGGTGTTCTCCGGGGTGGCCGACCTGCGGAAGGTGTTCCAGGTAGCGCACCGCCGACGGGAGGCCGGGCAGGGCACGCTGCTGTTCGTCGACGAGATCCACCGGTTCAACCGCGCGCAGCAGGACAGCTTCCTGCCATACGTGGAGGACGGCACGGTGGTGCTGGTCGGGGCCACCACCGAGAACCCCAGCTTCGAGCTCAACGGCGCGCTGCTGTCCCGCTGCCAGGTCTTCGTGCTCAAACGGCTCGGCGACGCGGCCCTGGAAACCCTGCTGTCCCGGGCCGAACAGCTGGCCGGACGGCCGCTGCCGGTGTCCCCGGACGCCCGGCACGCGCTCATCGCCATGGCCGACGGCGACGGGCGCTACCTGCTCAACCTGGCCGAGCAGCTCCAGGCCCTGCCCGGGGACGTGGCGCCGCTGGCGGTGGCCGCGCTCACCGAGCTGGTGCAGAAGCGGGCGCCGCTCTACGACAAGGCGCAGGAGGGCCACTACAACCTGATCTCCGCGCTGCACAAGGCGATGCGCGGCTCGGACCCGGACGCCTCGCTGTACTGGCTGGCCCGCATGCTCGACGGCGGCGAGGACCCGCTGTACGTGGCGCGCAGGCTGGTGCGCTTCGCCACCGAGGACATCGGGATGGCCGACCCCCAGGCGGTGCGGCAGACCCTGGCCGCCTGGGACGTCTACGAACGGCTCGGCTCCCCGGAGGGCGAGCTGGCCATCGCGCAGGCCGTGGTGTACCTGGCCACCGCGCCGAAGTCGGTCGCGGTCTACCGGGGCTTCGGCGAGGCGATGGCCAGTGCCCGCCGCACGGGGTCGCTGATGCCGCCGCCGCACCTGCTCAACGCGCCCACCCGGCTGATGAAGGACATCGGTTACGGCGAGGGCTACCAGTACGACCCGGACTCGCCCGAGGGCTTCTCCGGAGCCGACTACTTCCCCGAGGACATGCCGCGCGAGACGTTCTACCGGCCCACGCGCAACGGGCACGAGGCCGAGGTGGGGCAACGGCTGGCGCGCTGGGCGGAGCTGCGCGAGGAACGCGGTCCTAGATAG
- a CDS encoding chitinase has translation MAGGKGRLFGAVLALVLGTSLVTAPAAGAAETCAVKSKPAGKVLHGYWENWDGAVNGVHPPFGWTPITDTRIQQHGYNVLNAAFPVIRSDGTVLWEDGMDATVKVPTPAEMCAAKAAGQTILLSIGGATAGIDLSSQAVADQFVRTVVPILKKFNFDGIDIDIETGLVGSGNINQLSPSQANLIRIIDGVLAQMPSNFGLTMAPETAYVTGGSVVYGSIWGAYLPIIKKYADNGRLWWLNMQYYNGSMYGCAGDSYQAGTVQGFTKQTDCLDKGLVVQGTTIRVPLDKQVPGLPAQPGAGGGHMGPSLVAQAWRTYGTRLKGLMTWSVNWDGSKNWTFGDNVKSLQGR, from the coding sequence ATGGCTGGCGGTAAAGGACGGCTGTTCGGGGCGGTGCTGGCGCTGGTCCTCGGGACCTCGCTGGTGACCGCCCCGGCGGCCGGGGCGGCGGAGACCTGCGCGGTGAAGTCCAAGCCCGCGGGCAAGGTCCTGCACGGGTACTGGGAGAACTGGGACGGGGCGGTCAACGGCGTGCACCCGCCGTTCGGCTGGACGCCGATCACGGACACCCGCATCCAGCAGCACGGCTACAACGTGCTCAACGCGGCGTTCCCGGTGATCCGGTCGGACGGGACCGTGCTGTGGGAGGACGGGATGGACGCCACCGTCAAGGTGCCCACCCCGGCGGAGATGTGCGCGGCCAAGGCGGCCGGGCAGACGATCCTGCTCTCCATCGGCGGGGCCACCGCGGGGATCGACCTCAGCTCGCAGGCGGTGGCCGACCAGTTCGTGCGGACGGTGGTGCCGATCCTGAAGAAGTTCAACTTCGACGGGATCGACATCGACATCGAGACCGGCCTGGTGGGCAGCGGGAACATCAACCAGCTGTCCCCCTCGCAGGCGAACCTGATCCGCATCATCGACGGTGTGCTCGCCCAGATGCCGTCGAACTTCGGGCTGACCATGGCACCGGAGACCGCGTACGTCACCGGCGGCAGCGTGGTCTACGGCTCGATCTGGGGCGCGTACCTGCCGATCATCAAGAAGTACGCCGACAACGGCCGCCTGTGGTGGCTGAACATGCAGTACTACAACGGCAGCATGTACGGCTGCGCCGGTGACTCCTACCAGGCGGGCACCGTGCAGGGCTTCACCAAGCAGACCGACTGCCTGGACAAGGGCCTGGTCGTGCAGGGCACCACGATCCGGGTGCCGCTGGACAAGCAGGTGCCGGGCCTGCCCGCGCAGCCCGGTGCGGGTGGCGGGCACATGGGCCCGTCGCTGGTGGCCCAGGCCTGGCGCACCTACGGCACCCGGCTCAAGGGCCTGATGACGTGGTCGGTCAACTGGGACGGCTCGAAGAACTGGACCTTCGGCGACAACGTGAAGTCCTTGCAGGGCCGGTGA
- a CDS encoding ABC-F family ATP-binding cassette domain-containing protein → MSKNSVVVSNLSFAWPDDTPVFTDLSFAVGPGRTGLVAPNGAGKSTLLRLIAGDLAPASGSVTVTGELGYLPQDLPLTGEPTVAEVLGIAEVVRALAAIESGDTAEEHFAVVGSDWDVEERARVELDRLGLGDVALDRELGTLSGGQVVSLGLAAQLLRQPDVLLLDEPTNNLDRAARARLHRVLGEWRGCLLLVSHDRELLDRMERIAELDRGEVRFHGGDFSDYEAARQAAREVAEKNVRSAEQQLKREKREAQQARERSARKASTGARTNTDIPRIAAGNIKRWAQAAAGKSADVHAQRVDSARARLDEAERAVREDAAMALTLPATNVPAGRTVFQGERIRVRELFSGEGVSLSVRGPERIALTGGNGVGKSTLLRVVGGQLAPEGGLMHRAEGRIAYLSQRLDVLDPSRTVLESLRHAAPEMPESERMHLLARFLFRGDRVHLPVGVLSGGELLRATLVCVLCAEPAPQLLLLDEPTNNLDLVSVEQLTSALNAYQGAFVVVSHDHRFLAEIGVTRWLHLADGELTETGERA, encoded by the coding sequence ATGTCCAAGAACTCCGTCGTGGTCTCGAACCTGTCGTTCGCGTGGCCGGACGACACCCCCGTCTTCACCGACCTGAGCTTCGCGGTCGGCCCCGGCCGCACCGGCCTGGTCGCCCCCAACGGCGCGGGCAAGAGCACGCTGCTGCGCCTGATCGCCGGTGACCTCGCCCCCGCCTCGGGGTCGGTCACCGTGACGGGGGAGCTCGGCTACCTCCCCCAGGACCTGCCCCTGACCGGTGAGCCGACCGTGGCCGAGGTGCTCGGCATCGCCGAAGTGGTGCGCGCGCTGGCTGCCATCGAGTCCGGGGACACCGCCGAGGAGCACTTCGCCGTGGTCGGCTCGGACTGGGACGTCGAGGAGCGCGCCCGGGTCGAGCTGGACCGGCTGGGCCTCGGTGACGTCGCGCTGGACCGCGAGCTGGGCACGCTCAGCGGCGGCCAGGTCGTCTCGCTCGGGCTGGCCGCGCAGCTGTTGAGGCAGCCGGACGTGCTGCTGCTGGACGAGCCCACCAACAACCTCGACCGGGCGGCCCGCGCCCGGCTGCACCGCGTGCTCGGCGAGTGGCGGGGCTGCCTGCTGCTGGTCAGCCACGACCGGGAGCTGCTGGACCGGATGGAGCGCATCGCCGAGCTGGACCGGGGCGAGGTCCGCTTCCACGGCGGCGACTTCAGCGACTACGAGGCGGCCCGGCAGGCCGCGCGGGAGGTCGCGGAGAAGAACGTGCGCAGCGCCGAGCAGCAGCTCAAGCGGGAGAAGCGCGAGGCGCAGCAGGCCAGGGAGCGCTCGGCGCGCAAGGCCAGCACCGGGGCGCGCACGAACACCGACATCCCGCGCATCGCGGCGGGCAACATCAAGCGGTGGGCGCAGGCCGCGGCGGGCAAGTCCGCCGACGTGCACGCGCAGCGCGTGGACAGCGCGCGGGCCCGGCTGGACGAGGCCGAGCGCGCGGTGCGGGAGGACGCGGCCATGGCGCTGACGCTGCCCGCGACGAACGTGCCCGCGGGCCGCACGGTGTTCCAGGGCGAGCGGATCCGGGTGCGGGAGCTGTTCTCCGGCGAGGGCGTCTCGCTGTCCGTGCGCGGGCCGGAGCGGATCGCGCTGACCGGTGGCAACGGCGTGGGCAAGTCGACGCTGCTGCGCGTGGTCGGCGGACAGCTGGCGCCGGAGGGCGGGCTGATGCACCGGGCGGAGGGCCGCATCGCGTACCTGTCGCAGCGGCTGGACGTGCTCGACCCCTCCCGCACGGTGCTGGAGAGCCTGCGGCACGCCGCGCCCGAGATGCCGGAGTCGGAGCGCATGCACCTGTTGGCGCGCTTCCTGTTCCGGGGCGACCGGGTGCACCTGCCGGTGGGTGTGCTCTCCGGCGGGGAGCTGCTGCGGGCCACCCTGGTGTGCGTGCTGTGCGCGGAACCGGCCCCGCAGCTGCTGCTGCTGGACGAGCCGACGAACAACCTGGACCTGGTGAGCGTGGAGCAGCTGACCAGCGCGCTCAACGCCTACCAGGGCGCGTTCGTGGTGGTCAGCCACGACCACCGGTTCCTGGCCGAGATCGGCGTGACCCGCTGGCTGCACCTGGCCGACGGCGAGCTGACCGAGACCGGGGAGCGGGCATGA
- a CDS encoding MFS transporter — MSQAPRRPARLPDAVALYLLASVVVTLLAASSAPTPLYGTYQAMWGFSPITTTVVFGVYAVSVLVSLLVLGKLSDHVGRRPVLLVSLLVQVAAMVVLATATGVGSLIAARVVQGVATGAAIGALGAGMLDLDARRGQLANAVAPGVGTAVGALFSALLLTYVPGPLEQVYVVFIALFLAQGVGVLFMRETVSPEPGALASLKPEITLPRAVRSRVLTAAPVLFAVWALAGLYGALGPALETKLSGDPSPVLGGLLVFSFAATAAVAVFVLRRRPPEAVMRIGVSTLLVGVLVALLALSVPSLTLFFLGTAVSGVGFGAGFQGGIRTTLPLAQPHERAGVLSLLYVVSYLGFGVPAVGAGALVVYGPGLFGATRIYGAVVIVLALLALVRLVAAVRDRAAGPALSRL; from the coding sequence ATGTCCCAGGCCCCGCGCCGACCGGCACGGCTGCCCGATGCCGTCGCGCTGTACCTGCTGGCTTCCGTGGTCGTCACCCTGCTGGCCGCCTCCAGCGCGCCCACCCCGCTCTACGGCACCTACCAGGCGATGTGGGGCTTCTCCCCCATCACCACCACGGTCGTGTTCGGCGTGTACGCCGTCTCGGTCCTGGTGTCCCTGCTGGTCCTGGGCAAGCTGTCCGACCACGTCGGCCGCAGGCCCGTGCTGCTGGTGTCCCTGCTGGTCCAGGTGGCCGCGATGGTCGTGCTGGCCACCGCGACCGGGGTGGGCTCGCTGATCGCCGCGCGCGTGGTGCAGGGCGTGGCCACCGGGGCCGCGATCGGCGCGCTCGGCGCGGGCATGCTCGACCTGGACGCGCGGCGCGGGCAGCTGGCCAACGCGGTCGCACCCGGTGTCGGCACCGCGGTCGGCGCGCTGTTCTCCGCGCTGCTGCTGACCTACGTGCCCGGTCCGCTGGAGCAGGTCTACGTGGTCTTCATCGCGCTGTTCCTGGCGCAGGGCGTCGGGGTGCTGTTCATGCGCGAGACCGTCTCGCCCGAACCGGGCGCGCTGGCCAGCCTCAAGCCGGAGATCACGCTGCCCCGCGCGGTGCGGTCCCGCGTGCTGACCGCGGCGCCGGTGCTGTTCGCGGTGTGGGCGCTGGCCGGGCTGTACGGCGCGCTCGGTCCGGCCCTGGAGACCAAGCTCAGCGGCGACCCCTCGCCGGTGCTCGGCGGGCTGCTGGTGTTCAGCTTCGCCGCCACCGCGGCCGTCGCGGTGTTCGTGCTGCGCAGGCGCCCACCGGAGGCCGTGATGCGCATCGGGGTGAGCACGCTGCTGGTCGGTGTGCTGGTGGCCCTGCTCGCGCTCAGCGTGCCGTCGCTGACGTTGTTCTTCCTCGGCACCGCGGTCTCCGGCGTGGGCTTCGGCGCCGGGTTCCAGGGCGGCATCCGCACCACGCTGCCGCTGGCGCAGCCGCACGAGCGGGCCGGGGTGCTGTCCCTGCTGTACGTGGTGTCCTACCTGGGTTTCGGCGTCCCGGCGGTGGGTGCGGGCGCGCTCGTGGTCTACGGCCCCGGCCTGTTCGGCGCCACCCGGATCTACGGCGCGGTGGTGATCGTGCTGGCGCTGCTGGCCCTGGTCCGGCTGGTCGCGGCGGTGCGCGATCGGGCGGCCGGTCCCGCGCTGTCCCGGCTGTAA
- a CDS encoding alpha/beta hydrolase — translation MSTPPLDRDVALALAALPLPGTGARSLAEQRALVAASGLSTEDLRRGGRFEVTEHEHAGVPLLVCRPPGRTGLGCLYYLHGGGLVLGDNRTPDLATALDLAQELDLAVVAPAYRLAPEHQYPAALDDCYAGLLWTVEQSFVDPDRVVVAGGSAGGGLAAATAILARDRGGPALAGQLLMCPKLDDRGDTPSAWQLAEEGVWSRAVDQEGWRAYLGPRQGTADVPAYAAPARLADATGLPPAFVDVGAVEVYRDEAVAYASLLWRAGVSAELHVWSGACHGVDALAPAAAVSRTAVSVRAPWLRRVLMV, via the coding sequence ATGAGCACTCCCCCGCTGGACCGCGACGTGGCACTGGCCCTGGCCGCCCTGCCCCTGCCCGGCACGGGCGCCCGTTCCCTGGCCGAGCAGCGTGCCCTGGTGGCCGCGTCGGGCCTGTCGACCGAGGACCTGCGCCGGGGCGGCCGGTTCGAGGTGACCGAGCACGAGCACGCGGGGGTGCCCCTGCTGGTCTGCCGACCGCCGGGCCGCACCGGCCTGGGCTGCCTGTACTACCTGCACGGGGGCGGCCTGGTGCTGGGCGACAACCGGACCCCGGACCTGGCCACCGCCCTGGACCTGGCGCAGGAGCTGGACCTCGCGGTGGTGGCCCCGGCCTACCGCCTGGCGCCGGAGCACCAGTACCCGGCGGCCCTGGACGACTGCTACGCGGGTCTGCTGTGGACGGTCGAACAGTCCTTTGTGGACCCTGACCGGGTGGTGGTGGCGGGCGGCAGCGCGGGCGGCGGCCTGGCCGCGGCGACGGCCATCCTCGCCCGCGACCGCGGCGGTCCGGCCCTGGCCGGCCAGCTCCTGATGTGCCCGAAGCTGGACGACCGGGGCGACACCCCGTCGGCCTGGCAGCTGGCCGAGGAGGGCGTGTGGAGCCGTGCGGTGGACCAGGAGGGCTGGCGTGCCTACCTGGGTCCGAGGCAGGGCACCGCGGACGTGCCCGCCTACGCCGCCCCGGCCCGGCTGGCGGACGCGACCGGCCTGCCCCCGGCGTTCGTGGACGTCGGGGCGGTGGAGGTCTACCGCGACGAGGCGGTGGCCTACGCCTCGCTGCTGTGGCGCGCGGGGGTGTCGGCGGAGCTGCACGTCTGGTCGGGCGCCTGCCACGGGGTGGACGCGCTGGCCCCGGCCGCGGCGGTGTCCCGCACGGCGGTGTCGGTGCGCGCGCCCTGGCTGCGGCGGGTCCTAATGGTCTAA